From Gammaproteobacteria bacterium, one genomic window encodes:
- the lptD gene encoding LPS assembly protein LptD — protein sequence MLRIKATLLLSLSLIISTLSVDILAQSGHEQWNCLPLDSATSWNCISQKKQVHQTKTPAAHTHAHTPTAPQSTTKPAAQKKPVVQKQSSAETICHPIQRGEAQTIDNHRPLQIKADEVSGNPEQQYQLKGNIKIDWNDKQLRAQQALYQIPQTNILIEGELQYQDNQVLMTGRDGQINTLSRQGKIKSVEYQFRQTPGRGTAETLSLTGPGKMSLEQASYTTCATGNDHWLLKASKVDIDQNEGKGYARNARIEFMNIPLLYTPYISFPIDDRRKSGFLTPSWGSSSQTGADIRIPWYWNISANRDVTITPRLLGRRGLQLQGEMRYLNKTSQGRIAAAYLPSDAVLKENRSLFSLQHTSKIGSKLTTTANLSTVSDETYFEDLGNNLGASSRTYLEQTLATTLSGNNWSLTGRVQNYQNLDSSISNANESYQRLPQIMFSTDKLRTGAGLEYQIQADLTHFYKKGQISGNRLILEPSVQYPMQGNFWFIKPTARLHSSLYRLDNNAPGASKNIQRNIPGFSLDSGLFLERNLTIQQQALTHTIEPRIFYTRTPKRDQSQIPIFDSGLLDINQPQLFAANRFSGNDRIADANQLTLSLGSRLLQSDTGEQLVSFNIGQIIYFSDRTVTLPGQAIETTKSSSIITEFDARLSSTWKMDSSLYWNPDDNQTKRGDIRFQYRPDQYRLFNLAYRFYEQQMEQINTSMVWPINGNWNAIANWNYSLRDRHLTEGLAGLEYDSCCWSLRLLFRDYINNSSGENNTAFYLQLQLKGLGNIGKPIESLLARSILGYQEH from the coding sequence TTGTTACGCATCAAAGCCACCCTTTTATTGTCTCTTAGTCTGATCATATCCACCCTGTCGGTGGATATTCTGGCACAATCAGGCCATGAACAATGGAATTGTCTGCCACTGGATAGCGCTACCAGTTGGAACTGCATCAGTCAAAAAAAACAAGTTCATCAAACAAAAACACCTGCCGCACACACACATGCGCATACACCCACGGCACCTCAATCAACGACAAAACCAGCAGCCCAAAAAAAACCGGTAGTACAAAAACAATCATCAGCAGAAACCATCTGTCACCCGATACAACGTGGCGAGGCACAGACCATCGATAATCATCGACCATTACAGATCAAAGCCGATGAGGTAAGCGGTAACCCGGAACAGCAATATCAACTCAAGGGCAACATCAAGATCGACTGGAATGATAAGCAGTTGCGTGCCCAACAGGCGCTGTACCAGATACCACAGACTAATATACTGATCGAAGGGGAATTACAATACCAGGATAATCAGGTGTTAATGACAGGACGTGATGGTCAGATCAACACCCTTTCCCGACAAGGCAAGATCAAATCAGTTGAATATCAGTTCCGTCAAACTCCGGGGCGCGGTACCGCCGAGACCCTTTCCCTTACCGGCCCTGGCAAGATGTCGTTGGAACAAGCGAGTTACACCACCTGTGCAACAGGCAATGACCACTGGCTATTAAAGGCCAGCAAGGTTGATATCGATCAGAACGAAGGCAAGGGCTACGCCCGCAATGCCCGTATTGAGTTTATGAATATACCCTTACTCTATACCCCCTATATCAGCTTCCCCATTGATGATCGACGCAAGAGTGGTTTTTTAACACCCTCATGGGGCAGTTCCAGCCAGACCGGGGCCGATATCAGGATACCCTGGTACTGGAATATATCAGCCAATCGTGATGTCACTATTACCCCGCGTCTACTCGGACGTCGTGGTTTGCAATTACAAGGCGAGATGCGCTATCTCAATAAAACCAGTCAAGGCAGAATCGCTGCGGCATATCTGCCATCTGATGCGGTGTTAAAAGAAAATCGTAGCCTGTTCTCGCTCCAACACACAAGCAAGATAGGCAGTAAACTCACCACAACGGCAAACCTGTCTACAGTCTCGGATGAGACCTATTTTGAAGATCTGGGCAACAACCTGGGAGCGAGTAGCCGAACCTATCTGGAACAAACTCTAGCGACCACCTTATCAGGTAATAACTGGAGTCTGACTGGACGGGTACAAAATTATCAAAATCTGGATTCCAGTATCAGCAATGCCAATGAGTCTTATCAACGACTCCCGCAGATCATGTTCTCCACCGATAAACTACGCACGGGTGCAGGGCTGGAATATCAGATACAGGCAGACCTGACACACTTTTACAAAAAAGGGCAAATCAGTGGTAATCGCCTCATTCTGGAGCCATCCGTCCAGTACCCGATGCAAGGCAATTTCTGGTTTATCAAACCTACAGCCAGGCTCCACTCCAGCCTCTATCGACTCGATAATAACGCACCCGGAGCAAGTAAAAACATACAGCGCAACATACCAGGCTTCAGCCTTGATAGTGGACTATTCCTGGAACGTAATCTGACGATACAGCAACAGGCACTCACCCACACTATTGAGCCACGCATCTTCTACACCAGAACACCTAAACGTGACCAGAGCCAGATCCCGATATTTGATAGTGGCTTACTCGACATTAACCAGCCTCAACTCTTTGCTGCCAACCGTTTTAGTGGCAATGACCGTATTGCTGATGCCAATCAACTAACACTATCTCTCGGTAGTCGTCTGTTACAAAGCGACACCGGAGAACAACTGGTATCATTCAACATCGGTCAGATCATCTATTTCTCGGATCGTACTGTCACGCTGCCAGGCCAGGCCATTGAGACAACAAAAAGCTCCAGCATCATTACCGAATTTGATGCCCGCTTGTCATCAACCTGGAAAATGGACTCCAGCTTGTACTGGAACCCCGATGATAACCAAACCAAACGAGGGGATATTCGTTTTCAATACCGTCCCGATCAATACCGTTTGTTTAATCTGGCCTATCGTTTTTATGAACAACAAATGGAACAAATCAACACCTCCATGGTCTGGCCTATTAATGGCAACTGGAATGCTATTGCCAACTGGAACTATTCTCTGCGAGATCGACACCTGACCGAAGGACTTGCCGGTCTTGAATATGATAGTTGTTGCTGGAGTCTGCGTTTGTTATTCCGTGACTATATTAATAATAGTAGCGGAGAAAACAATACTGCCTTCTATCTACAACTACAATTAAAGGGATTAGGTAATATTGGCAAACCCATCGAATCACTACTGGCCAGAAGTATTCTGGGCTATCAGGAACATTGA
- a CDS encoding phosphotransferase, translated as MPQRLQQLKSWLETELNFDEYHIEPASEDASFRRYFRVSQGPNSYIVMDAPTEHEDSEPFVRLSELLSAIGLNVPVVFASDLKQGYLLLSDLGHQDYLSHLTPQTVERLYGDAMAALISLQACGPEQQQLPLYDEGLLQAEMALFERWLLQEYLGLDVDDYRQDTLPDAFQQLVVSAREQPQVCVHRDYHSRNLMVSEKNNPGILDYQDAVWGPVSYDLVSLLRDSYIQWPRSQVEEWVSGYRELAIHSGILREEVNDRQFMQWFDWMGIQRHLKVAGIFARLYCRDNKVGYLQDIPRTLEYIVDVASGYETLTPLANLVKQVVLPQLHKKLIAV; from the coding sequence ATGCCACAACGATTACAACAACTGAAAAGTTGGCTTGAGACTGAGCTTAACTTCGATGAATATCATATAGAGCCGGCATCGGAGGATGCTAGTTTTCGGCGTTATTTCCGGGTTAGCCAGGGGCCAAATAGCTACATCGTGATGGACGCACCCACCGAGCATGAGGATAGTGAACCCTTTGTTCGTCTATCAGAACTGTTATCAGCAATCGGTTTGAATGTCCCTGTTGTCTTTGCCAGTGACCTGAAACAGGGTTATCTCCTGTTATCTGATCTGGGTCACCAGGATTACCTGAGTCATTTGACCCCGCAAACGGTGGAGCGCCTTTATGGCGATGCCATGGCCGCCTTGATTTCACTACAGGCTTGTGGCCCTGAGCAACAACAATTGCCACTTTATGATGAGGGATTATTGCAGGCAGAAATGGCGTTGTTTGAACGCTGGTTGTTGCAGGAATATCTGGGGCTGGATGTCGATGATTACCGTCAGGACACCTTGCCTGATGCCTTTCAGCAGCTGGTGGTATCCGCTCGGGAACAGCCCCAGGTGTGTGTGCATCGGGATTATCATTCACGTAATTTGATGGTTAGCGAGAAAAACAACCCGGGAATCCTTGATTACCAGGATGCTGTATGGGGGCCGGTAAGCTATGATCTGGTGTCTTTGTTGCGCGATAGTTATATCCAGTGGCCTCGTTCTCAGGTTGAAGAATGGGTGTCTGGCTATCGGGAATTGGCGATACACAGTGGTATATTGCGTGAAGAGGTGAATGACCGGCAATTTATGCAGTGGTTTGACTGGATGGGTATACAACGTCATCTTAAGGTGGCCGGTATCTTTGCACGACTGTATTGCCGCGATAACAAAGTCGGTTATCTACAGGATATTCCTCGTACCCTGGAATATATTGTTGATGTCGCTTCAGGCTATGAGACATTAACTCCCCTTGCCAATTTGGTGAAACAGGTGGTTTTACCCCAGTTACACAAGAAGTTGATCGCCGTATGA
- a CDS encoding nucleotidyltransferase family protein, which produces MKVMILAAGRGERMRPLTDNTPKPLLKVGDNTLIEHLINALVRDGLTDMVINLHHLGEQIETCLGNGDAYGAQITYVKELEQGLETGGGIFNALPYLGADPFLVVNSDIWTNYPFARLCRKIPGLAHLVLVDNPVHHAQGDFCLHENQVQPEGGSKLTFSGIGVYHPDLFKRCVAGVFPLAPLLRRAMKAGQVTGEHYTGQWQDIGTPARLQALIRNSIKG; this is translated from the coding sequence ATGAAGGTGATGATTCTGGCCGCAGGGCGTGGTGAACGTATGCGTCCGTTAACAGATAATACCCCTAAACCCTTGTTAAAGGTTGGGGATAACACCCTGATTGAACATCTGATTAATGCCCTGGTGCGCGATGGTTTGACTGATATGGTGATTAATCTTCATCATCTGGGTGAACAGATTGAGACCTGTCTGGGCAATGGCGATGCCTATGGTGCCCAAATTACCTATGTAAAGGAGCTGGAACAGGGGCTGGAGACAGGCGGTGGTATATTTAATGCATTACCTTATCTGGGTGCAGATCCCTTTCTGGTCGTTAATTCCGATATCTGGACAAATTACCCCTTTGCCCGATTATGCAGGAAGATCCCCGGTCTAGCCCATTTGGTATTGGTTGATAACCCCGTTCATCATGCGCAGGGTGATTTTTGTTTGCACGAGAACCAGGTGCAGCCTGAAGGAGGTTCTAAGCTGACCTTTAGTGGTATAGGTGTTTATCATCCGGATCTATTTAAGAGGTGTGTGGCGGGTGTGTTTCCATTAGCCCCTTTGTTGCGTCGTGCTATGAAGGCGGGGCAGGTGACGGGGGAACATTACACCGGGCAGTGGCAGGATATTGGTACGCCTGCGCGTTTGCAGGCGCTCATCAGGAATTCTATCAAAGGGTAA
- the merR gene encoding Hg(II)-responsive transcriptional regulator encodes MSGNKKGLTIGRIADAAGVNVETVRYYQRVALINEPAKPVTGYRYYSLDTVDRIRFIKRAQQLGFSLKEIAELLELGAGCCADVRARAEEKRTHIDQQIQGLKSLRQTLDTLIKTCQDDDYSSHCPIIETLSGKHP; translated from the coding sequence ATGTCCGGCAATAAAAAAGGCTTAACTATTGGACGCATTGCGGATGCTGCGGGCGTTAATGTTGAAACGGTACGTTATTACCAGCGAGTTGCACTGATTAATGAACCTGCCAAACCTGTTACAGGTTACCGTTATTATTCGCTTGATACCGTTGATCGTATTCGTTTCATCAAGCGAGCCCAACAGTTAGGCTTTAGTTTAAAAGAGATCGCAGAACTGCTTGAGTTAGGGGCGGGCTGTTGTGCTGATGTGCGTGCCCGTGCTGAGGAGAAACGTACACATATTGATCAGCAAATTCAAGGGCTTAAAAGCCTGCGTCAGACCCTCGATACATTGATCAAGACTTGTCAGGATGATGATTATTCCAGTCATTGCCCAATCATTGAGACCTTGTCGGGTAAGCATCCGTAG
- the merP gene encoding mercury resistance system periplasmic binding protein MerP yields MTVSPTVISAHSTVIPAQAGIHNKTVILDVPGMTCQFCPITIRKALEKVPGVIEAKASFDSKTATITFDPDKTNVEALINATANAGYPSSLQP; encoded by the coding sequence ATGACAGTCTCACCTACCGTCATTTCCGCACACAGTACCGTCATTCCAGCGCAGGCGGGAATCCATAATAAAACAGTGATACTGGATGTGCCGGGTATGACCTGTCAGTTTTGTCCTATCACTATTCGTAAGGCTCTGGAAAAGGTTCCGGGTGTGATTGAGGCAAAGGCCAGCTTTGATAGCAAGACGGCAACTATTACCTTTGACCCGGATAAAACCAATGTTGAGGCATTGATCAATGCGACTGCAAATGCGGGTTATCCATCCAGTCTGCAACCTTAG
- the merA gene encoding mercury(II) reductase, which translates to MTTCGHGKHRDALHIAIVGTGSAAFAAAIKAAEQGARVTIIEAAEVIGGTCVNIGCVPSKIFIRAAHIAHLQAHHGFSGVALNQADIDRKTMVAQQQDWVDKLRYAKYESILQSNPAISLILGRARFKDADSLIVTQTDGVEREIKADRILLAVGASPAIPDINGLKDTPFWTSTEALVAEDIPNHLVVLGASVVALELAQAFHNLGARVTILARSTLLSSQDAALGEGLKAIFAEQGINVLLYTQVESIRHNDEGFILNLFDTEICADQLLVATGRVPNTAELETGKAGIQLDQQGRVIVDDHMRTNIESVYAAGDCTDQPQFVYVAAAAGTRAAINMTGGNKAINLSVMPAVVFTSPQVATVGLTEQQASDQGLFVESRTLALEHVPRALANMDTRGFIKMVVEKQSGRIVGCQVLADTGGEIIQSAALAIRNRMTIEDLADQLFPYLTMVEGLKLTAQTFNKDVSQLSCCAG; encoded by the coding sequence ATGACAACTTGTGGACATGGTAAACATCGTGATGCCTTACATATTGCTATTGTTGGCACAGGATCGGCTGCCTTTGCTGCGGCAATCAAGGCGGCGGAGCAGGGAGCAAGGGTAACTATTATTGAAGCAGCAGAGGTAATTGGTGGCACCTGTGTCAATATTGGTTGTGTGCCCTCGAAGATATTTATTCGTGCCGCCCATATTGCTCATCTTCAAGCGCATCATGGTTTTAGTGGTGTGGCTTTGAATCAGGCAGATATTGATCGTAAAACAATGGTGGCGCAGCAACAGGACTGGGTGGATAAGTTACGCTATGCCAAGTATGAAAGTATTCTACAAAGTAATCCTGCTATTAGTTTGATACTCGGGCGAGCTCGATTTAAGGATGCGGATTCACTAATCGTTACACAAACGGATGGCGTTGAGAGAGAGATCAAGGCCGATCGTATCCTGCTGGCAGTAGGGGCGAGTCCTGCTATCCCTGATATTAATGGCTTAAAGGACACGCCTTTCTGGACTTCAACAGAAGCTCTGGTTGCGGAGGATATCCCGAATCATCTGGTCGTTCTGGGCGCATCAGTGGTGGCACTGGAACTGGCACAGGCATTTCATAACCTGGGTGCCAGGGTAACAATACTGGCACGCAGTACTTTGTTATCCAGTCAGGATGCAGCACTTGGTGAAGGTTTAAAGGCGATTTTTGCAGAGCAAGGCATAAATGTCCTGTTATATACACAGGTGGAATCTATTCGTCACAATGATGAGGGTTTTATACTCAATCTATTTGATACAGAGATATGTGCCGATCAATTACTGGTTGCAACCGGACGTGTTCCGAATACCGCTGAACTGGAGACAGGAAAGGCGGGTATCCAGTTGGATCAACAGGGCAGGGTTATTGTTGATGATCACATGCGTACCAATATTGAATCGGTTTATGCGGCAGGGGATTGCACCGATCAACCACAGTTTGTCTATGTGGCTGCCGCTGCGGGTACTCGTGCGGCAATTAATATGACCGGTGGCAACAAGGCAATCAATCTATCAGTAATGCCAGCGGTGGTCTTTACCTCTCCACAAGTGGCTACGGTCGGTTTAACCGAGCAACAGGCAAGCGATCAGGGTTTGTTCGTTGAGAGTCGGACGCTGGCACTGGAGCATGTGCCGCGCGCACTGGCCAACATGGATACCCGGGGCTTTATTAAAATGGTGGTGGAAAAACAAAGTGGCCGTATTGTGGGTTGCCAGGTACTGGCTGATACCGGTGGTGAGATTATCCAGAGTGCTGCATTGGCAATACGAAATCGGATGACTATTGAGGATCTGGCTGATCAGTTATTCCCTTATTTAACCATGGTGGAAGGGTTGAAATTAACTGCGCAGACCTTTAATAAGGATGTCAGTCAGCTTTCCTGTTGTGCAGGATGA
- a CDS encoding HPP family protein: MRHYLARMKSKEPSPARIPLIKILWSWLGAFIGIYLITSIGNSFTGDATINLFLIGSFGASAMLVYGAPLAEFSQPRNLVGGHIICALIGTACYKYIHLDLAMVTAIAASTSIVIMHFTRTMHPPGGATAMIAVIGNTQVHDLGYWFALSPVGLGTIILLIVAVMVNNLSVNPKRHYPRYWL, from the coding sequence ATGAGACATTATCTGGCAAGAATGAAGAGCAAAGAACCCTCCCCAGCAAGAATACCCCTAATAAAGATTCTCTGGTCATGGCTGGGAGCCTTTATTGGTATCTACCTCATCACCAGTATTGGCAATTCATTCACTGGTGACGCAACAATCAATCTATTTCTAATCGGTTCCTTTGGTGCCTCCGCCATGCTCGTCTATGGCGCACCATTAGCCGAATTCTCACAACCACGTAATCTGGTTGGCGGACATATTATCTGCGCTCTGATTGGTACCGCCTGCTACAAATATATTCACCTGGATCTAGCAATGGTGACTGCCATCGCGGCATCGACCTCTATTGTTATTATGCACTTTACCCGCACCATGCACCCGCCCGGTGGTGCCACCGCCATGATTGCCGTCATAGGTAATACACAGGTGCATGATCTGGGTTACTGGTTTGCTCTAAGTCCTGTTGGCCTCGGCACTATTATCCTGCTGATTGTTGCTGTTATGGTCAATAACCTGTCGGTCAATCCCAAGCGCCATTACCCGCGTTACTGGTTATGA
- a CDS encoding class II aldolase/adducin family protein: MTKDGIIQFNHPLRESRPVDKTVYNLLEVIRRKVFNNKWIGVYPDGVGYGNLSCRLQDQTGFYITASQTGHLPTCLPEHYCQIHDYDYQKNQVSYSGCLPPSSESLTHAMFYELDDAIAAVLHIHHPQAWSQLKKHLPCTHEDTTYGTIEMAMEIKRLYQMPYLHQEKCLVMAGHKDGLISFGKDLVEAFNIMQQTLERL, from the coding sequence GTGACCAAAGATGGCATCATCCAATTTAATCATCCGCTAAGAGAATCCCGTCCTGTGGATAAGACGGTCTATAATTTGCTTGAGGTCATTCGAAGAAAGGTCTTTAATAACAAATGGATCGGTGTTTACCCCGATGGCGTTGGCTATGGCAACCTCAGTTGTCGTCTACAGGATCAAACAGGATTTTATATCACTGCCTCACAGACCGGCCATCTGCCCACCTGCCTGCCCGAACACTACTGTCAGATCCATGACTATGATTATCAGAAAAATCAGGTTAGTTACTCGGGTTGCCTACCCCCTTCTTCCGAATCACTGACCCATGCCATGTTTTATGAACTGGATGATGCTATCGCTGCGGTTCTTCACATCCATCACCCCCAGGCCTGGAGCCAACTAAAAAAACACTTACCATGCACCCATGAGGATACCACTTACGGTACAATAGAGATGGCAATGGAGATCAAAAGACTGTATCAGATGCCTTACCTGCACCAGGAAAAATGTCTGGTGATGGCTGGACACAAGGATGGGCTCATCAGCTTTGGTAAGGATCTGGTCGAGGCGTTCAATATCATGCAACAAACTCTGGAGAGACTATGA
- a CDS encoding ribbon-helix-helix protein, CopG family, with amino-acid sequence MGVTSVRLQSEIETPLEKLANKLDRSKNYLINQAIKEFIARKSLEDKKWVETLEALDSVKSNRVVVEQDVNEWLESWGKDNEIKPPKV; translated from the coding sequence ATGGGCGTAACAAGTGTCAGACTTCAATCAGAAATAGAAACCCCATTGGAGAAATTGGCAAACAAGCTTGATAGAAGCAAAAATTACCTTATAAATCAAGCGATTAAGGAGTTTATTGCGCGCAAATCCCTCGAAGATAAAAAGTGGGTCGAAACACTAGAAGCATTGGATTCGGTAAAATCAAATAGGGTTGTTGTAGAACAAGATGTCAATGAGTGGCTAGAGAGCTGGGGCAAAGATAACGAAATAAAACCGCCTAAAGTATGA
- a CDS encoding type II toxin-antitoxin system RelE/ParE family toxin, translated as MKISYSREAIGDLIRVREFIATKNPEAAEKIAKSIRKGISQLKTFPYLGVEVVQAPDPEMIRDLIIGNYIARYLIYAKQIYILRVWHHKEEHL; from the coding sequence ATGAAGATATCATACTCTCGTGAAGCAATAGGTGACTTAATACGCGTGAGAGAATTTATAGCAACAAAAAATCCAGAGGCTGCTGAAAAAATTGCGAAATCAATACGTAAAGGAATCTCTCAATTAAAAACATTCCCTTACCTCGGTGTTGAGGTAGTGCAAGCACCTGATCCTGAAATGATACGGGACTTAATTATTGGTAATTATATCGCTCGTTATTTAATTTACGCAAAACAAATATATATCCTACGGGTATGGCATCACAAAGAAGAGCACTTATAA
- the cas2 gene encoding CRISPR-associated endonuclease Cas2: MLVLITYDVSVIAEGGTRRLRRISKTCLDYGMRVQNSVFECEVTPAQFVTLKNELMDIFDPKEDSLRFYMLGKKGRQKVEHIGAKPTTDPDNDALII; the protein is encoded by the coding sequence ATGCTGGTACTCATAACCTATGATGTTAGTGTTATCGCAGAAGGTGGTACAAGACGATTGCGAAGAATTTCAAAAACCTGCCTGGATTATGGTATGCGTGTACAAAACTCTGTATTTGAATGTGAAGTAACCCCGGCACAATTTGTTACACTGAAAAATGAATTAATGGATATTTTTGACCCTAAAGAAGATAGCCTCAGGTTTTATATGCTTGGCAAAAAAGGACGGCAAAAAGTAGAACATATTGGAGCCAAGCCTACAACCGATCCTGATAATGATGCCTTGATTATTTAA
- the cas1c gene encoding type I-C CRISPR-associated endonuclease Cas1, protein MKKLLNTLYITRQESYLHKERETIVIKQGKEKLGQFPAISIGNILCFGQISVSPFLMGFCGEQGIGLAFYTEYGKFLARVQGKQSGNVLLRRAQYRWADHEDKSISIARLMVAAKIANGRSVLMREIRNHGENARLSEAVSKLAVSLRRAQQAQTVSEAMGIEGDAASTYFGIFNELLRGSGFVFNGRVRRPPTDPVNALLSYVYTLITHECSSALQGVGLDPYVGFLHQDRPGRVSLALDLLEEFRAPWGDRFVLTLINRRQIQANDFITEASGAIRLKDDARKTLLTTWQERKQVEIMHPYLEEKIPMGLLPHCQAMLLARHIRGDTEYYPPYLVK, encoded by the coding sequence ATGAAAAAACTACTCAATACCCTCTATATCACTCGCCAGGAAAGTTACCTACATAAAGAACGTGAAACCATTGTCATCAAACAGGGTAAAGAAAAACTAGGGCAGTTCCCTGCCATTAGTATTGGAAACATTCTTTGCTTTGGCCAGATATCAGTATCCCCTTTCCTTATGGGTTTTTGTGGTGAACAGGGAATTGGACTTGCCTTTTATACAGAATACGGAAAGTTCCTGGCGCGTGTACAAGGAAAACAAAGCGGCAATGTATTATTACGACGTGCCCAGTACCGATGGGCTGATCATGAAGACAAATCGATCAGCATTGCACGTTTAATGGTTGCAGCAAAAATCGCCAATGGTCGCTCAGTGCTTATGCGGGAGATTCGCAATCATGGAGAAAACGCAAGGTTAAGTGAAGCCGTTTCAAAATTAGCAGTGAGTTTACGACGAGCACAACAGGCACAAACAGTCAGTGAGGCTATGGGTATAGAAGGCGATGCCGCCAGCACCTATTTTGGCATATTCAATGAACTATTACGTGGCAGTGGTTTTGTGTTTAATGGCAGGGTGCGCCGTCCACCCACTGACCCGGTAAATGCACTACTATCATATGTATATACTCTCATTACACATGAATGTTCCTCCGCATTACAAGGTGTCGGCCTTGATCCCTATGTTGGTTTTTTACATCAGGATCGTCCTGGTCGTGTTAGCCTGGCACTGGATTTACTGGAAGAATTTCGCGCCCCCTGGGGGGATCGTTTTGTCCTAACATTAATCAACCGCCGACAAATTCAGGCAAATGACTTTATCACCGAGGCTAGTGGTGCAATACGGCTAAAGGATGACGCTAGAAAAACCTTATTAACGACCTGGCAGGAACGAAAACAGGTTGAAATCATGCATCCTTATCTTGAAGAAAAGATACCTATGGGCTTATTACCCCATTGTCAGGCTATGTTATTAGCCCGTCATATACGGGGGGACACTGAATATTACCCACCCTATTTGGTGAAATAA
- the cas4 gene encoding CRISPR-associated protein Cas4 — MDDTDYLIFISALQHYAYCPRQFALIHLEQVWAENFFTAHGNLLHERVDSYESEQRGNVRYERSVAVKSQQLGLTGKLDLLEIEGKPATKYFPVEYKRGKPKKEDWDKIQLCAQALCLEEMRDIKIEEGAMWYWQVRKREPVVFDDALRAVTFAAIKGAHHLLASGITPLPTDIKNRCKACSLMDLCEPDAFRSDHSANYIKELFAETTGSKINEN; from the coding sequence ATGGATGACACTGATTACCTGATCTTCATTTCTGCCCTGCAACACTACGCCTATTGCCCTCGCCAGTTTGCTCTGATACATCTCGAACAGGTGTGGGCTGAAAATTTTTTTACTGCCCATGGCAATTTATTACACGAGCGTGTGGACAGTTATGAATCAGAGCAGCGCGGTAATGTGCGCTATGAACGAAGTGTGGCGGTTAAATCTCAACAATTAGGCCTGACTGGCAAACTTGATCTACTGGAGATAGAGGGTAAGCCCGCTACTAAATACTTTCCTGTGGAATACAAACGTGGCAAGCCCAAGAAAGAAGACTGGGACAAAATTCAACTTTGCGCTCAGGCGTTATGCCTTGAGGAAATGCGTGATATTAAAATTGAAGAAGGAGCGATGTGGTATTGGCAGGTGAGAAAACGTGAACCGGTAGTGTTTGATGATGCATTGCGGGCAGTAACATTTGCCGCGATTAAAGGGGCACATCATCTGCTGGCTTCCGGCATTACGCCTTTGCCGACGGATATTAAAAATCGTTGCAAAGCCTGCTCATTAATGGATTTATGTGAGCCGGATGCTTTTCGGAGTGATCATTCGGCAAACTATATAAAGGAGCTGTTTGCAGAAACAACAGGGAGTAAAATAAATGAAAACTGA
- a CDS encoding type II toxin-antitoxin system MqsA family antitoxin has protein sequence MKCVICKLGETHAGRATVTLHRGQSTIIIKDVPAQICENCGEYYLSDEISDQVMALAENAVLHNAEVEILRFAA, from the coding sequence ATGAAATGCGTTATTTGTAAATTAGGTGAAACTCATGCGGGGCGGGCAACCGTCACCCTGCATCGAGGCCAGTCTACTATTATCATTAAGGATGTACCGGCGCAGATTTGTGAAAACTGTGGTGAATACTACCTTTCTGATGAAATCAGTGATCAGGTTATGGCTTTGGCAGAAAATGCAGTGCTGCATAATGCAGAAGTTGAAATTCTTCGTTTTGCCGCATAA
- a CDS encoding DUF4258 domain-containing protein → MKCDSIIFSGHAITRMFDRGLSKADVISTIHSGEIIFDYPDDEPYPSKLLLGMARNIPVHVVVAHDKKDYACYVITAYIPSSKLWHIGFKTRKQQ, encoded by the coding sequence ATGAAATGCGACAGTATTATATTTAGTGGTCACGCAATTACACGAATGTTTGATCGTGGCTTGAGTAAAGCTGATGTAATAAGCACAATTCACAGTGGTGAGATTATCTTTGATTATCCAGATGATGAACCCTATCCTAGTAAATTACTGTTAGGAATGGCGAGGAATATTCCGGTTCATGTAGTGGTAGCACATGATAAAAAGGACTATGCTTGTTATGTGATTACTGCATATATACCATCATCTAAACTTTGGCATATTGGTTTCAAAACGAGGAAACAGCAATGA